The following DNA comes from Ornithobacterium rhinotracheale DSM 15997.
AAACTCAACAATTACAAAAAATGTGGTTTCATTATCTTCTACATCTATTAGTGTGCAAGGATATATGGATAATGGTACTTATAAAGTAACGATAGATATTCCATATACGAATGGAAAAGGAAATTATGATGAGGTGAGTGTGACAAGAGTTTCAGCGCCTGGACAAGATGGAGATGAGAATGAATTGACTTTAAAAATACCACGGGGTACATTTAGAGGTACAGGGAAATTAGTAGCAACGATAGGAGTATCTGGTGATGGTTCTTATAAGGTTAAAAAAATGCCTGCAGATCAATCGTATACGATTGCTACTTTTCCAGTGAATATAAATGGTTCTCATTTTACTGTAGAGCTTAAAGGTTTTGGTGGTTGGACTTCTACACAGACACAGAGATATAGCGCAGGTTTTGTGAAATTAACTTGTGGTTATGGTTTTGTTGGGAATACTATGTATTATGCAAAAGAAGCGACAGCAACGGCTACAAGTGCAGTTAGCCAAGCAGATGCAGACCAAAAAGCTAGAGATAAAGCTCAGGAAGAAGCTAAAAGATTAGTAGATGCAGAAGGACAAGATTATGTAAACAAAAATGGAAGTTGTCGCCAATCAATGTATTATTATAGAGGTAGGGCTAGATGTGCTTATTTTGAAGGAACTGGAACCAGATATGGAGATTATTTTACCGTTTCAGGATCATCTTATTCTTACCAAGGAGCTGAATCCAAATGTAGGCAAGCATTAGAAAATAGCTGTAATAATGGTGTAAATTCAGGTACAAGTGATGCGGATTGTAGTGTATATTACAATTAAGCGTAATTAAAATATGAATTTCAAATGCAAGGTTTAGAGTAATCTATAGCTTTGAATGATGGCAGAAGAAATAGTCTGCAAATTCTTTCTGAGATTAATTTTGCAGGCTTTTTTGCAAAGCGTAAACAAAGTTTAATTTTTAAAAAAGTAAAAAGAATATGAAGAGAACATTGATATTTGCATTAGTGATACCATTTGCACTGAGCGCGCAACAGCAAGACTATACGGGGCGTGTGGGGATAAATACAACTACTCCTGATGCGAGTTTAGAGGTGTCTCGGCATGATGGCATGTTAAAGAAAGATGAAACTTATGCACAAGGGGTTTCTTTCCCTAATTTTAGCACAGCACAGCGCGAGAAGTTTCAAGGGGTGAAGGTAGGTACTATGATTTTTAATACTACTAAGCAATGTTTAGAGATGTATTATGGATTAAAAGCAGGCAATCCCAATTGGGATTGCCTACCTAAGACAAATATTCTCGCTACAGGAGGAGCTACACAGTCTCAAAATGTGGTTATAGAATCAGCTGGTTTTGAAGGGAATTATGTAGCGGGAGTGCCTGTAAGACCAGAGAATAAGATTAAATTTAAATTGGTAAATAATGGAGCTTTGCCCATAAGTCATGTAGATTTTTCTAACGCTGTGAGTATAAGTAACCCTGGTGGAAACATAAGAATGTGGGGGCATGGGCAAAATTCTGATGTAAGTCTTAATAGTGGAGAGAGCAAAATATTGTATTATAATTTGACAGGATCCCCTGCAGGAGGAGTTTTGAGTGCTAAATTTGAAAGATTAGGGCTTATTGCAACTCAACAGACTAATGTGGTTTTTGGTAGTGCGACTTTACAAGA
Coding sequences within:
- a CDS encoding DUF5977 domain-containing protein; this translates as MKRIFLLMWFTLLSVSLYAQQEAEGRVGIGTSSPKATLDILENASLPEAQAQGVTFPNFSTDERAKFRDVKVGTMIFNTTKQCLEMYYGLKEGEHYWDCIRCDGNQQQAQDVRVEAAGFEGNYLDGVRATGENKVKFELINDSFSAITNIDLSRAVTIENGGSSLKVIGSQNQSISLNGGEKKVISWTLEGTPKTGEIKAIFDKSGLYAEQSMIIGRGTATFTNSTITKNVVSLSSTSISVQGYMDNGTYKVTIDIPYTNGKGNYDEVSVTRVSAPGQDGDENELTLKIPRGTFRGTGKLVATIGVSGDGSYKVKKMPADQSYTIATFPVNINGSHFTVELKGFGGWTSTQTQRYSAGFVKLTCGYGFVGNTMYYAKEATATATSAVSQADADQKARDKAQEEAKRLVDAEGQDYVNKNGSCRQSMYYYRGRARCAYFEGTGTRYGDYFTVSGSSYSYQGAESKCRQALENSCNNGVNSGTSDADCSVYYN